In one window of Firmicutes bacterium HGW-Firmicutes-1 DNA:
- a CDS encoding cobyrinate a,c-diamide synthase, translated as MIAGISSGVGKTTLTMGILAALSKEMVVQSYKVGPDYIDPTYHTFITGRKCRNLDNYLLTDGAIQEIFYKNIKDAQISIIEGVMGLYDGAHTSDDIGSSASVAKVLKCPVVLVVDGRGIAKSIAAIVKGFIEFDAEANLCGVIINKVNSLNHYKLLKEAIEHYTSAKCYGYLLKNDTGTLKSRHLGLIPSAEVEDLKVKIDAIGQAVEETIDLEGLIELAHKEAEEIHIDFKPQQPQFEGLHIGVAYDEAFNFYYEDNFDLFKELGAKLSFFSPIKDSKLPENVHFLYFGGGFPEVFAGELSHNHSMMQDILGKLNAGIPYLAECGGLMYLTKELINFEGETFNMVGWLNGKCEMTKTLQRFGYKTLRLSTNCILGEKDQEIKIHEFHRSTTEVVNSLTAYELKKIKDGKLIDTYECGFMKGNGVAGYPHFHFYGNPGMAINILKVAQEYANKN; from the coding sequence ATGATAGCTGGAATCAGTAGTGGAGTGGGTAAAACAACTTTAACTATGGGCATATTAGCGGCACTGTCTAAAGAAATGGTGGTGCAATCATATAAAGTTGGGCCAGATTATATTGACCCAACATATCATACTTTTATCACAGGAAGAAAATGTAGAAACCTTGACAATTATTTGTTAACTGATGGAGCTATACAAGAAATTTTCTATAAGAATATCAAAGATGCACAAATTTCTATCATCGAAGGGGTAATGGGCTTATATGATGGCGCACATACAAGCGATGATATTGGTAGTTCAGCAAGTGTTGCAAAGGTATTAAAATGCCCTGTCGTATTGGTAGTGGATGGAAGAGGAATCGCAAAGAGTATCGCTGCAATTGTGAAAGGCTTTATTGAGTTTGATGCAGAAGCTAATTTGTGCGGTGTAATCATAAATAAAGTAAATTCATTGAATCATTATAAGTTATTAAAAGAAGCAATTGAGCATTATACGTCTGCAAAATGTTATGGGTACTTACTTAAAAATGATACGGGTACTTTGAAATCAAGACATCTTGGGTTAATACCTAGTGCTGAGGTTGAAGATTTAAAAGTGAAGATTGATGCGATTGGTCAAGCAGTTGAAGAAACCATTGACTTAGAAGGGCTAATTGAATTAGCTCATAAAGAGGCAGAAGAAATTCACATTGATTTTAAACCACAACAACCGCAATTTGAAGGTCTACATATTGGTGTTGCATATGATGAAGCCTTTAACTTTTATTACGAAGACAATTTTGACTTATTTAAAGAATTAGGTGCTAAGCTTAGCTTTTTTAGTCCAATAAAGGATTCAAAGCTTCCGGAAAATGTTCATTTTCTATATTTTGGAGGTGGATTTCCAGAAGTATTTGCGGGGGAATTATCGCATAATCATTCGATGATGCAGGATATTTTAGGGAAATTGAATGCAGGAATTCCTTATTTGGCAGAATGTGGTGGTCTCATGTATTTAACGAAAGAATTGATCAATTTTGAGGGAGAGACTTTCAATATGGTGGGCTGGTTAAATGGTAAATGCGAGATGACAAAGACCCTGCAACGATTTGGCTATAAAACCTTGCGATTAAGTACGAACTGTATTTTAGGAGAAAAGGATCAGGAAATTAAAATTCATGAATTTCATCGTTCTACAACAGAGGTTGTAAATAGCTTAACGGCATATGAATTAAAGAAAATTAAGGACGGTAAGCTCATAGATACTTATGAATGTGGCTTTATGAAAGGAAACGGTGTTGCAGGTTACCCACATTTTCACTTCTATGGAAATCCAGGCATGGCCATAAATATTCTGAAAGTCGCACAAGAATATGCAAATAAAAATTGA
- a CDS encoding cob(I)yrinic acid a,c-diamide adenosyltransferase, translating into MDKGYIQIYTGNGKGKTTAALGLGLRAVGSGCKVIMVQFLKGSPTSELISTKLLGNQFEIIRLVAHEKFFWQLTEIEKTSLKQQLDIEIRRVFEILDKNLCDVLILDEIFGALTNEMVTMEQLNQILDLKPEGLEIVLTGRNAPEEIIDRADLVTEMKPIKHYYEKGIKSRKGIEY; encoded by the coding sequence GTGGACAAGGGTTACATTCAAATTTATACAGGAAACGGAAAAGGAAAGACAACAGCCGCCTTAGGATTAGGACTCCGAGCAGTAGGCAGTGGTTGTAAAGTCATCATGGTACAGTTCTTAAAAGGATCACCGACGAGTGAATTGATTTCCACTAAGCTATTAGGCAATCAATTTGAAATAATAAGATTGGTAGCACATGAAAAATTTTTTTGGCAACTTACTGAAATAGAAAAAACGAGTTTGAAGCAACAACTTGACATAGAAATAAGAAGGGTTTTTGAAATCTTAGATAAAAACTTATGCGATGTACTTATACTGGATGAAATATTTGGGGCCCTTACCAATGAGATGGTAACGATGGAACAATTAAATCAAATACTAGACTTGAAACCTGAAGGATTGGAAATCGTGTTAACAGGCAGAAATGCTCCAGAGGAAATAATAGATAGAGCAGATTTGGTAACTGAAATGAAACCTATAAAGCACTATTATGAAAAGGGTATCAAAAGCAGGAAAGGAATCGAGTATTAA
- a CDS encoding cobyric acid synthase CobQ translates to MAKNLMILGTASTVGKSILTAAFCRIFKQEGYQTAPFKSQNMALNSYVTKDGKEMGRAQVVQAEAAGLEPMVEMNPILLKPTSDVGSQVILNGKVFKNMTASEYFAMKSSLKPEIMKAYHTLEEQFDMIILEGAGSPAEINLRADDIVNMGMAEMVDAPVILVGDIDKGGIFASLYGTIMLLEPEEQARIKGYIINKFRGDVEILKPGIDMFYEKIQIPCLGVIPYMKMNIDDEDSVTTRFDRRQEGAIVIGIIRLPYMSNFTDFTVFDLEEDVTVRYIQDNTNEEVDMIVIPGSKNTLKDMEFLHHSGLAEYIYRAHRSNIPIIGICGGYQMLGRTISDPFNVETTQLTVNGLGLIEAETSMSQDKKTVRINGKFEEKLSFAEDALDMKIDGYEIHMGVTILLEGTKPAIRLEDGREDGAINLEGNVFGTYLHGIFDNDNFRNALLNNIRKIKGLDTTAEIDYKSLKEAEYDKLADVVRSHVDLEQIKKIIGV, encoded by the coding sequence ATGGCTAAAAATTTAATGATCTTAGGAACTGCTTCTACTGTTGGGAAAAGTATTTTAACTGCTGCCTTTTGTAGAATATTTAAGCAAGAGGGTTATCAAACAGCACCCTTTAAATCACAAAATATGGCGTTGAATTCTTATGTTACAAAAGATGGTAAAGAAATGGGGAGAGCTCAAGTTGTTCAAGCAGAAGCGGCAGGTCTAGAACCAATGGTTGAAATGAATCCAATTCTTTTAAAACCAACCTCCGATGTAGGAAGTCAAGTTATTCTCAATGGAAAAGTATTCAAGAACATGACTGCTTCCGAATATTTTGCTATGAAAAGCAGCTTAAAGCCAGAGATTATGAAGGCCTATCATACCCTAGAAGAACAATTTGATATGATTATTTTAGAAGGAGCTGGAAGTCCTGCTGAAATCAATTTAAGGGCAGACGATATTGTAAATATGGGGATGGCTGAAATGGTAGATGCACCAGTAATCCTTGTAGGGGATATCGATAAAGGCGGAATTTTTGCCTCTCTTTATGGAACAATCATGCTTCTAGAGCCAGAAGAGCAAGCACGTATAAAAGGATATATTATCAATAAATTCAGAGGGGATGTAGAAATTTTAAAGCCTGGAATTGATATGTTTTATGAAAAAATACAAATACCTTGCTTAGGTGTGATTCCCTATATGAAAATGAATATCGATGACGAAGATAGCGTTACAACACGTTTTGATAGAAGGCAAGAAGGTGCCATTGTAATTGGAATTATTAGGCTTCCATATATGTCTAATTTTACAGACTTCACTGTTTTTGATTTGGAGGAGGACGTTACGGTTAGATATATTCAAGACAATACAAATGAAGAGGTAGATATGATTGTGATTCCGGGTAGCAAGAACACCTTAAAGGATATGGAGTTCTTACACCATTCAGGATTAGCCGAATACATCTATAGAGCGCATAGAAGCAATATACCTATTATTGGTATTTGTGGAGGTTACCAGATGCTAGGTAGAACAATATCCGACCCCTTTAATGTTGAGACAACCCAACTTACGGTAAATGGATTAGGTCTAATAGAGGCAGAAACCTCTATGTCTCAAGATAAAAAAACTGTTCGAATCAATGGTAAATTTGAAGAAAAGCTATCTTTTGCAGAGGATGCATTGGATATGAAAATTGATGGTTATGAAATTCATATGGGTGTTACTATTTTGTTAGAGGGTACAAAGCCAGCAATACGTCTTGAAGATGGCAGAGAGGATGGAGCCATAAACCTTGAAGGAAATGTCTTCGGAACTTATTTACATGGCATTTTTGACAATGATAATTTCAGAAATGCATTGTTAAATAACATTAGAAAAATAAAAGGATTAGATACTACTGCAGAGATTGATTATAAAAGCTTAAAGGAAGCAGAATACGATAAATTAGCTGATGTTGTAAGGAGTCATGTTGATTTAGAGCAGATTAAGAAAATCATAGGGGTGTAA
- the cobD gene encoding cobalamin biosynthesis protein CobD — protein MKNIIILMLAVLLDLIFGDPYHIPHPITYIGKMIRLIEKGIRKTKMPLRLGGFLLMLSSVSTVWVVITGLLYMANLLHPVAKDLVTIYLLYTSLAAKCLRVEIMKVYKALKNNQLLEARKYISYLVGRDTSSLNSDEVTRAAVETVAENTVDGVLAPLLYIVIGMFFQLPVQFVFAYKTVNTLDSMVGYIQEPYKEIGFFSAKTDDVLNYIPARIGSLVMVLGGSIRGYHLKNGLKILIRDRRNHKSPNCAYPEAAVAGLLGVQIGGTNQYFNETVEKPTIGDELIPLGFIHILDTVKIMYAAEAIMICASILTLSILLK, from the coding sequence ATGAAAAACATCATCATTTTAATGCTAGCTGTTTTATTAGATCTTATTTTTGGAGATCCATATCATATTCCACATCCTATAACCTACATAGGCAAAATGATACGTTTGATTGAGAAAGGCATCAGAAAAACAAAGATGCCCCTAAGACTTGGAGGATTTTTATTAATGCTATCCTCTGTTAGTACAGTATGGGTTGTGATTACGGGATTATTATATATGGCAAACCTCCTTCATCCAGTTGCAAAAGACCTCGTAACGATATACTTGCTATATACCTCACTTGCAGCGAAATGTTTAAGAGTTGAAATTATGAAAGTTTATAAAGCTCTAAAAAACAATCAATTACTAGAGGCTAGAAAATATATTTCCTATTTAGTAGGTAGAGATACAAGTAGCTTGAATTCGGATGAAGTAACAAGAGCTGCAGTGGAAACTGTTGCAGAAAACACAGTGGATGGTGTGTTGGCACCTCTTCTTTACATAGTAATTGGCATGTTTTTCCAATTGCCAGTACAATTTGTTTTTGCTTATAAGACGGTTAATACCTTAGACTCTATGGTGGGGTATATACAGGAACCTTACAAAGAAATTGGATTTTTCTCAGCAAAAACAGATGATGTACTAAACTATATACCAGCAAGAATTGGGAGTCTTGTGATGGTTCTAGGTGGATCAATTCGAGGCTATCATTTGAAAAATGGGTTGAAGATCTTGATAAGAGATCGTAGAAATCATAAAAGTCCAAATTGTGCTTACCCGGAAGCGGCTGTAGCTGGATTACTAGGAGTTCAAATTGGAGGAACAAATCAGTATTTTAATGAAACTGTTGAGAAACCAACAATCGGTGATGAGCTTATTCCACTGGGCTTTATACATATTTTAGATACCGTAAAAATTATGTACGCAGCTGAAGCAATCATGATTTGTGCAAGCATACTTACATTAAGCATTTTATTAAAATAA
- a CDS encoding threonine-phosphate decarboxylase produces MNVHGGYFGNNRKEILDFSVNLNPLGVPESVKNNIINNLGALDTYPEIEARTAREHLAREYGLKSSNIIMGNGAVELIYLLAKTVKPKKVLLVQPTFNEYERAFKQSNTECIHYFLKANDDFELNLEDLFYTILIHKPEVMVMCNPNNPTASYIENDSIEKILEALKSYGGILMIDESFSAFENLPTAISLLHHENLFLLRSMTKYYSIAGIRLGYGIGAESITGQMQLQKEPWTLNSIACNIVEVLLQDKEYQLKTQKWYQEEKNYFVENIKKIPFLYTFDSKANFFLCRCEIDSEEIKNRLLAKGIFIRTCNDFTSLEGKYIRIALRSRVENKLFFEALLEIQEDLKEKKELRSLNY; encoded by the coding sequence ATGAATGTTCATGGTGGTTATTTTGGTAATAACAGGAAAGAAATATTGGATTTTAGTGTTAATCTAAACCCTTTAGGTGTTCCAGAATCGGTAAAAAATAATATTATCAATAACTTAGGAGCATTAGACACCTATCCAGAAATAGAGGCTAGGACTGCAAGGGAACACCTTGCACGTGAATATGGACTAAAATCTAGTAATATCATCATGGGAAATGGTGCAGTAGAATTGATTTATCTTTTGGCAAAGACAGTAAAACCCAAGAAAGTACTGTTGGTGCAACCTACTTTTAATGAATATGAAAGAGCTTTTAAGCAGAGCAATACGGAATGTATTCATTATTTCCTAAAGGCAAATGATGATTTTGAATTAAACTTAGAAGACTTATTTTATACCATTTTGATTCACAAGCCTGAAGTGATGGTGATGTGTAATCCGAACAACCCAACAGCTTCCTACATAGAGAATGATTCAATAGAAAAGATACTTGAAGCGCTCAAATCCTATGGCGGAATTCTAATGATTGATGAATCTTTTTCAGCATTTGAAAATCTTCCAACGGCAATTTCCTTGTTACATCATGAAAATTTATTTTTATTAAGATCTATGACAAAGTACTACTCAATTGCAGGCATTAGGCTTGGATATGGTATTGGAGCTGAAAGCATTACCGGACAGATGCAATTACAAAAGGAGCCCTGGACCTTGAACTCAATTGCTTGCAATATTGTGGAGGTTCTACTTCAGGATAAAGAATATCAGTTAAAAACACAGAAGTGGTATCAGGAAGAGAAAAATTACTTTGTTGAAAATATCAAAAAAATCCCCTTTTTATATACGTTTGATAGTAAAGCAAATTTTTTCCTCTGTCGGTGTGAGATAGATAGTGAGGAAATTAAAAATAGATTGTTAGCAAAGGGGATATTTATTAGAACCTGCAATGATTTTACTAGCTTAGAAGGCAAGTATATTAGAATAGCACTTAGAAGCAGAGTAGAAAACAAGCTGTTTTTTGAAGCGCTTTTAGAAATTCAAGAGGACTTAAAAGAGAAAAAAGAGTTGAGATCATTAAATTATTAA
- the cobT gene encoding nicotinate-nucleotide--dimethylbenzimidazole phosphoribosyltransferase codes for MDLLKRTSTGIVGLKEDIMDQAKIRMDALAKPLGSLGRLEQIAIQISGITGELHNKINKKCTIIMAADHGICDEGVSCAPQEVTAIQTINMLKGLTGICAISKANNAEIRVIDIGIMKDIAYPGLINKKIRYATDNFLLGPAMKREEAVKALEIGIEMVRDLVEDGFNLLGTGEMGIGNTSCSSAVFMALTGCSAEVSVGKGGGITEEAFENKKRVIEKSIQFHQPDQNDPIDVLTKVGGLDLAGMVGCFLGAAYYRVPIVIDGFISAAAALTAYRINPLVKNFMIPSHCSMEPGYINIMKEIELKPILYLEMRLGEGTGCPIAFNIVETALSVMSNMATFAEATIIDDYLVDIR; via the coding sequence ATGGACTTATTAAAAAGAACCTCCACAGGGATTGTAGGGTTAAAAGAAGACATAATGGACCAAGCAAAGATAAGAATGGATGCACTTGCTAAGCCTCTAGGAAGTTTAGGGAGACTTGAGCAAATCGCCATACAAATTTCAGGGATAACAGGAGAGTTACATAACAAAATAAATAAGAAATGTACGATTATTATGGCTGCAGATCATGGCATCTGTGATGAAGGGGTAAGTTGTGCTCCACAAGAAGTCACTGCCATCCAAACGATAAATATGTTAAAAGGGCTAACGGGAATATGTGCAATCAGTAAAGCAAATAATGCAGAAATACGTGTTATAGATATTGGTATTATGAAAGATATAGCGTATCCTGGCCTAATCAATAAAAAAATACGTTATGCAACGGATAACTTTTTACTTGGGCCAGCAATGAAACGTGAAGAAGCCGTAAAAGCTTTAGAAATTGGTATAGAAATGGTTAGAGATTTAGTGGAGGATGGCTTTAATTTGTTAGGAACTGGTGAAATGGGCATAGGAAATACGAGTTGTAGTAGCGCTGTTTTTATGGCTCTTACAGGCTGTAGCGCAGAGGTATCTGTAGGCAAAGGTGGCGGGATTACAGAGGAAGCCTTTGAAAACAAAAAAAGAGTAATAGAAAAATCAATACAGTTTCATCAACCAGATCAAAATGATCCTATTGATGTTTTAACGAAGGTTGGAGGATTAGATCTTGCTGGTATGGTAGGTTGTTTCCTTGGGGCCGCTTATTATAGAGTTCCTATTGTAATTGATGGATTTATTTCAGCAGCAGCAGCGCTTACTGCGTATAGAATCAATCCATTGGTAAAGAATTTTATGATTCCGTCTCATTGTTCTATGGAACCGGGGTACATCAATATTATGAAAGAAATTGAGCTGAAACCAATCCTTTATTTAGAAATGCGTCTTGGTGAAGGCACAGGTTGTCCAATAGCCTTCAATATTGTTGAAACAGCATTATCGGTAATGAGTAACATGGCAACCTTTGCAGAAGCAACGATTATTGATGATTACTTAGTCGATATCAGATAA
- a CDS encoding bifunctional adenosylcobinamide kinase/adenosylcobinamide-phosphate guanylyltransferase, with the protein MAHIVLVTGGSRSGKSRFAEKYMQEAAAKTLYIATAIAFDEEMKDRILKHQSVRPENWDTYEGYQHLDQVVQNRGKDYACLLLDCVTLWVTNLMFENFKTDDYDTLSQEEVNEVEQIIISEVDKFMKELRKTELEVVMVTNELGSSLVPENKLGRIFRDIQGRINQQLGNASDRVYLVVCGQAIKIK; encoded by the coding sequence ATGGCACATATCGTTTTGGTAACAGGTGGTTCAAGAAGTGGGAAAAGTAGATTTGCAGAAAAGTATATGCAGGAAGCAGCGGCTAAAACCCTATATATTGCAACTGCAATTGCCTTTGATGAAGAAATGAAGGATCGGATACTGAAACACCAGAGTGTAAGACCAGAAAACTGGGATACCTATGAAGGTTATCAACACTTAGATCAAGTAGTTCAGAATAGAGGTAAGGATTATGCTTGCTTGTTGTTAGATTGCGTTACGCTTTGGGTAACCAATCTCATGTTTGAAAACTTCAAGACAGACGATTATGATACCTTATCACAAGAAGAGGTTAATGAAGTAGAGCAAATCATCATTAGTGAAGTGGATAAGTTTATGAAGGAGTTGCGAAAAACTGAGCTTGAGGTGGTAATGGTTACGAATGAATTAGGGTCCTCTCTAGTTCCAGAAAACAAGCTAGGAAGAATTTTTCGAGATATCCAAGGTAGAATAAATCAACAGCTAGGGAATGCGAGCGATAGAGTGTATCTTGTAGTTTGTGGACAAGCGATTAAAATCAAATAA
- the cobS gene encoding adenosylcobinamide-GDP ribazoletransferase, translating into MNSRKESTLKPFILALTFLTRLYIPNHYEMNDQDFAGSISFYPIIGLIIGGILSAIRWGVLYMTPEMDILALVLIIGYVFLSGGLHLDGLADSFDGLFSGRDKARIFEIMQDSRIGSFGVIGLILYFAFLLITFQHVDWTIILLFPLVGRGSVLLAAGSSNYAKEKGMGKLIVDAAGPKHIIYAIVLTIAVGALLDIKSIIPICITYVLVLIMTQVIRKKLSGITGDIMGMTVEVSQCIFLLLATLLQ; encoded by the coding sequence ATAAACTCCAGAAAGGAATCTACCTTGAAACCATTTATTTTAGCACTCACATTTTTAACAAGACTATACATACCAAACCATTATGAAATGAATGATCAGGACTTTGCAGGAAGTATTTCATTTTATCCCATCATCGGACTTATTATTGGGGGCATATTATCAGCTATTCGTTGGGGTGTTTTATATATGACCCCGGAGATGGATATATTGGCCTTGGTATTGATAATAGGCTATGTATTTCTAAGTGGCGGTTTGCATTTAGATGGATTGGCAGATTCTTTTGATGGATTGTTTAGCGGAAGAGATAAAGCTAGAATTTTTGAGATTATGCAAGATAGTAGAATTGGTTCCTTCGGTGTCATTGGTTTGATTCTTTATTTTGCTTTCCTATTGATTACGTTTCAACATGTAGATTGGACCATCATTTTACTCTTTCCTTTGGTTGGTAGAGGTTCTGTTTTGCTTGCCGCAGGTAGTTCTAATTATGCCAAAGAAAAAGGTATGGGAAAACTTATTGTCGATGCAGCTGGTCCTAAGCATATTATATATGCAATCGTTCTAACCATCGCTGTAGGAGCCCTTTTGGATATAAAAAGCATTATACCAATTTGTATAACCTATGTATTGGTGCTTATTATGACACAAGTCATTCGCAAAAAATTATCAGGAATCACTGGAGATATTATGGGGATGACCGTTGAAGTATCTCAATGTATCTTTCTATTACTTGCTACTCTACTCCAATAA
- a CDS encoding ATP-binding protein: MIEVEGLYHSYSKDENYAVKNASFVVEKGEIFGFLGPSGAGKSTTQGVLTGLLQLQKGNVSVVGYDIKKPSRQMFNKIGVSFEQSNVYGKLTALENLDFYKKLFDVPTLDSKELLKLVGLDHVATKKAVEFSKGMKHRLTFVRSMLNNPELWFLDEPTTGLDPAIASEIKDIIKSKQDTGTTVFLTTHNMFAADELCNRVAFIIDGEIQLIDSPRNLKLQYGNKLVDVEYRIGEVLKKESLSLVDEKDRLHLNELVNSGNIELMHTKEASLEEIFIKVTGRGLK, encoded by the coding sequence ATGATTGAGGTTGAAGGACTCTACCATTCATATAGCAAAGATGAAAACTATGCAGTTAAAAACGCTAGTTTCGTCGTTGAAAAAGGAGAAATATTTGGTTTTCTTGGGCCATCTGGAGCGGGAAAATCTACAACTCAAGGAGTATTAACAGGGTTGTTACAACTCCAAAAAGGCAATGTATCTGTGGTTGGATACGACATTAAAAAACCATCAAGACAAATGTTCAACAAGATTGGAGTCTCCTTTGAACAATCTAATGTTTATGGGAAGCTAACAGCACTTGAGAACCTTGATTTTTATAAAAAGCTTTTTGATGTTCCTACGCTAGACTCTAAAGAATTATTAAAGTTAGTAGGACTAGACCATGTAGCCACAAAAAAAGCAGTTGAGTTTTCAAAAGGCATGAAACATAGATTAACCTTTGTTAGAAGTATGTTAAACAATCCTGAACTTTGGTTTCTTGATGAACCAACAACTGGACTTGATCCTGCAATTGCTAGTGAAATTAAAGATATTATTAAGAGCAAACAAGATACTGGAACCACTGTGTTTTTGACAACTCATAATATGTTTGCAGCTGACGAACTTTGTAATCGAGTTGCATTTATTATCGATGGTGAAATTCAATTGATAGATTCACCCCGCAACCTTAAACTTCAATATGGGAATAAACTTGTAGATGTAGAATATAGAATTGGAGAGGTGCTTAAAAAAGAATCCTTATCTTTAGTGGACGAGAAGGACCGTTTGCATCTAAATGAGCTTGTTAATTCAGGTAACATTGAATTGATGCACACGAAAGAGGCTTCTTTGGAAGAAATCTTTATTAAAGTGACAGGTAGGGGGTTGAAGTAA